From the genome of Virgibacillus proomii, one region includes:
- a CDS encoding aspartate:alanine exchanger family transporter, giving the protein MKEIKMEDLLHDLLSEELILVFVILFLGSWLGQLKIKGIGLGSAGVLVIAMIFGHYGYQVSPTIQNLGLSLFIVAVGLQAGPRFFRMMRSNGIVFCLISLFIVCSAVLTSVFVAKVFHLSPPLAIGLMTGALTNTSGLAAALQATNDPITSVGYGIAYPFGVLAIILFIQLLPRIGKIDLIQDLEETNNPIKTEHSPEVMTFKVTNPKLHKKTLSEIAFSRNSIVISRIIRDGHTMIALHDTIILMGDHLVAVGEAHELELFGKYVGEPVDTLLENPDNVQFRKIAVEDDEIVGKSIKELKLRRKYGATVTRIQREGIELNQNPTMPLLRGDVLTMVSSESRLDELEKLFSRKKLTVTNIHILSISITLLVGILFGMIPIPIPGLGTMKLGLAGGPLIVALIIGHFGKLGPIHVRYYGPANHVILKLGLALFLAGAGTTAGQGLVEVIQTEGFKLVVSGTIITIVSIIIGYTVARKLFKFGVVYSLGTLCGGRTCTPALGALNQLVDSEDPAIAYAAAYPFSLIFGSIAAQLILIFF; this is encoded by the coding sequence ATGAAGGAGATTAAAATGGAAGATTTACTACATGATTTACTTAGTGAAGAGCTTATTTTAGTTTTTGTTATTTTGTTTCTTGGGTCATGGCTAGGACAATTAAAAATTAAAGGGATTGGCTTAGGGTCAGCAGGTGTTTTAGTTATTGCCATGATTTTTGGTCATTATGGTTATCAAGTATCACCAACGATTCAGAATTTAGGCCTTAGCTTATTTATTGTTGCTGTTGGTCTTCAAGCAGGACCGCGTTTTTTCCGAATGATGCGATCTAATGGGATCGTTTTTTGCCTTATTTCTTTATTTATTGTCTGTAGCGCTGTTCTCACATCTGTTTTTGTAGCAAAAGTCTTCCACCTATCACCTCCATTAGCAATTGGTTTAATGACGGGTGCGTTGACAAATACGTCAGGCTTAGCAGCAGCTCTTCAAGCAACCAATGATCCAATCACATCGGTTGGCTATGGGATTGCATATCCGTTTGGAGTATTAGCTATTATATTATTCATACAGCTTCTGCCCCGTATTGGTAAAATAGACCTAATCCAAGATTTAGAAGAAACAAACAATCCAATAAAAACAGAACATTCACCAGAAGTAATGACATTTAAAGTGACTAATCCAAAGTTGCATAAAAAAACATTAAGCGAAATTGCTTTTAGTCGAAATTCCATTGTGATTAGCCGAATTATTCGAGATGGTCATACAATGATCGCACTTCACGACACAATTATTTTAATGGGTGACCACCTTGTTGCAGTCGGAGAAGCCCATGAACTTGAATTATTTGGCAAATATGTCGGGGAACCAGTAGATACACTTTTAGAAAATCCAGATAATGTTCAATTTCGAAAAATAGCGGTTGAAGATGACGAAATTGTTGGTAAAAGTATTAAAGAACTTAAACTTAGACGAAAATACGGAGCAACCGTAACTAGAATTCAACGAGAAGGAATTGAGCTTAATCAAAATCCAACTATGCCGTTGCTTCGCGGCGATGTTTTAACAATGGTAAGTAGTGAAAGTCGATTAGATGAATTAGAGAAACTCTTTTCCCGAAAAAAGCTAACGGTAACGAATATTCATATCTTATCTATAAGTATTACACTATTAGTAGGAATTTTGTTTGGAATGATACCTATCCCTATTCCTGGTCTTGGCACGATGAAACTTGGGTTAGCAGGAGGACCATTAATCGTCGCTTTAATTATCGGTCATTTTGGTAAGCTTGGACCAATTCATGTACGCTACTATGGGCCAGCTAATCACGTGATATTGAAATTAGGTCTTGCTTTATTTTTAGCTGGTGCAGGGACGACAGCAGGACAAGGCTTAGTGGAAGTCATTCAAACCGAGGGATTCAAATTAGTTGTTAGTGGTACTATCATAACAATCGTGTCAATTATTATTGGTTATACTGTGGCCAGAAAACTGTTTAAATTTGGTGTTGTTTATTCGCTTGGCACACTATGTGGTGGCAGAACCTGCACCCCAGCACTAGGTGCTTTAAATCAGTTAGTAGATTCAGAAGACCCGGCAATTGCCTATGCTGCCGCTTATCCATTTTCACTTATTTTTGGATCCATTGCTGCTCAACTCATTTTAATTTTCTTTTAA
- a CDS encoding sigma-70 family RNA polymerase sigma factor, with amino-acid sequence MDNKMHKINMTFEEIVKQNERRIYYQIHKLNIRDPHQEFYQEGLVAMWNAYETYRADKGPMATYFNYTIRNRLIDLIRSKAREQEKLNVYREYQQLNKTSGNFYRAGSLKKQVQSQEPMLVDYDDLIKEAYQLLSINQLKWFSFFLIQDMSIKSISEREGVSIDAVKSWGREARKKLRAAKFLNEDLC; translated from the coding sequence ATGGATAATAAGATGCATAAGATAAATATGACGTTTGAAGAAATCGTTAAGCAAAATGAGCGACGAATTTATTATCAGATCCATAAACTTAATATACGTGATCCACATCAGGAATTTTATCAAGAGGGATTAGTAGCGATGTGGAATGCATATGAAACCTATCGAGCGGACAAAGGACCAATGGCAACTTATTTTAATTATACCATTCGCAATCGATTGATTGATTTAATTCGAAGTAAAGCTAGAGAACAAGAAAAGTTAAATGTCTATCGCGAGTATCAGCAGCTCAATAAAACGAGCGGAAATTTTTATCGTGCTGGCAGTTTAAAGAAGCAAGTGCAAAGCCAAGAGCCAATGCTGGTAGATTACGACGATTTAATTAAAGAAGCTTATCAATTATTAAGCATAAATCAATTAAAATGGTTTTCTTTCTTTCTTATTCAAGACATGTCGATAAAATCTATTTCTGAAAGAGAGGGTGTATCGATTGATGCTGTGAAAAGCTGGGGAAGAGAAGCAAGAAAAAAATTGCGTGCTGCTAAGTTCTTGAATGAAGATTTATGCTAA
- a CDS encoding M20 peptidase aminoacylase family protein, which yields MGYLEQRIKDTFTYLHTHAEISWEEINTTNYIANILQENGCEVTTFSDHTGVIAQLGNFEKNLPVVAVRADIDALWQEVDGVFQANHSCGHDAHMAIVLGLLWKLKETPELMENIAVKFIFQPAEETGQGALKLVEKGAVEDVDYLFGIHLRPQQETQMHHATPVIVHGATKMYQAKIKGHDAHGARPHLNSNAIEVGAQMVHLLNKIHLDPTIPHSVKMTKFQAGSKSTNIIPGNAIFALDMRAQTNEAMEELDKQVIQIFTAIESLNSIEIEIIEKRGIAAAKINSEAISIMESAISNVLGSENVDPPLLTPGGDDFHFYTIKKPELKATMLGLGCKLTPGLHHPQMTFNKDALINGVHILFKAVQQVYHNNE from the coding sequence ATGGGGTATTTAGAACAAAGGATTAAAGACACATTTACTTATTTACATACACATGCAGAAATTAGCTGGGAAGAAATAAATACTACAAACTATATCGCAAACATATTGCAGGAAAATGGCTGTGAAGTGACTACTTTTTCAGACCATACAGGAGTAATAGCACAATTAGGAAACTTTGAAAAAAATTTACCTGTAGTAGCAGTCCGAGCGGATATCGATGCTCTTTGGCAAGAAGTAGATGGAGTGTTTCAGGCAAATCATTCTTGTGGACATGATGCACATATGGCCATCGTCCTAGGATTATTATGGAAGCTGAAGGAAACACCCGAGCTTATGGAAAATATAGCAGTTAAATTTATCTTTCAGCCTGCCGAAGAAACGGGGCAAGGCGCATTAAAACTAGTGGAAAAAGGAGCTGTGGAGGATGTTGATTATTTATTTGGCATTCACTTACGTCCACAGCAAGAAACTCAAATGCATCATGCTACTCCAGTAATTGTACATGGGGCAACAAAAATGTACCAGGCAAAAATTAAAGGACATGATGCGCATGGAGCTCGGCCGCATTTAAATAGTAATGCAATTGAAGTAGGTGCACAAATGGTTCATTTACTAAATAAAATTCATTTAGACCCGACTATTCCCCACTCTGTAAAAATGACAAAATTCCAAGCTGGCAGCAAAAGTACCAACATTATTCCCGGTAACGCTATTTTTGCACTAGATATGCGAGCTCAGACAAATGAAGCAATGGAAGAATTAGATAAGCAAGTAATACAAATTTTCACAGCAATCGAAAGCTTAAATAGTATTGAAATAGAAATTATAGAGAAACGTGGTATTGCAGCAGCAAAAATAAATTCAGAAGCAATATCTATTATGGAATCGGCTATTAGCAATGTCTTAGGCTCAGAAAATGTTGACCCCCCATTACTTACACCAGGTGGAGATGACTTTCACTTTTATACGATTAAAAAACCTGAATTAAAAGCAACAATGCTTGGACTAGGCTGTAAATTAACACCGGGCTTACATCATCCACAGATGACATTTAATAAAGATGCCTTAATAAATGGGGTACATATTTTATTTAAAGCCGTTCAACAAGTTTATCACAATAACGAATAG
- a CDS encoding SIS domain-containing protein, giving the protein MVLPSKKKCIIFSYYRYTLDTIRLAAEAKNKGIKVIAFTDFRIAPIIDFADVVIPITTNQHHFF; this is encoded by the coding sequence TTGGTTTTACCTTCAAAGAAAAAATGTATTATATTCTCTTACTATCGATATACACTAGATACCATCCGTTTAGCAGCAGAAGCAAAAAATAAAGGGATTAAGGTGATTGCCTTTACAGATTTCAGGATCGCACCAATTATTGATTTTGCTGATGTTGTCATTCCTATAACAACAAACCAACATCATTTTTTTTAG
- a CDS encoding YfcC family protein: protein MINSTGEKEKRKRKMALPDAYVILFTILLLAAIATYVVPTGSFERETVNDITTVVPESYQKIDQQPISLIEIFTAIQQGMIDSAGLIFLVLIIGGAFAVIEYTGAIDALIMKTINQTKDKEYLLIIIVSALFSVFGALGIIVNAVIAFIPIGIILARSMRLDAIVGVSIIYLGAYAGFNTAFLDPLTTGMAQEIAQVPLFSGLGLRILIYLTVLISTIGYVCWYANRVKKDPLNSILGEHRFPKNANKDMANAPTPLTIVHKSVLGWLAIGIGFYVFGVFQYNWSLNHMAAMFIVIAIGTAIIARINANKFVIQFFNGCKGLVYGALIIGMARSIVVVLENGQILDTIVQGMSKMMDPFTSVIGAIVMFIVNFLFNIIVSSGSGQAVIVMPIMTPLADMMEIPRQVAVQAYKMGDGFSNVITPISGVLMATLAIAGIPWGKWLKFIMPLVVIWCVIGIVYLTIAVMIGWGPI from the coding sequence ATGATAAATTCTACAGGGGAAAAAGAGAAGCGGAAAAGGAAAATGGCTTTGCCTGATGCTTATGTTATCTTATTTACTATTTTGTTATTAGCTGCAATTGCTACTTATGTGGTACCAACAGGAAGCTTTGAACGAGAAACAGTAAATGATATCACGACAGTTGTACCGGAAAGCTATCAAAAAATAGATCAGCAACCAATATCACTGATTGAGATATTTACTGCTATTCAGCAGGGAATGATCGATTCAGCAGGCCTTATTTTTCTTGTACTCATTATTGGGGGAGCTTTTGCAGTTATTGAATACACTGGGGCGATTGATGCTTTAATTATGAAAACAATCAATCAGACCAAGGATAAGGAATATTTGCTAATTATTATTGTAAGCGCTCTATTTTCTGTTTTTGGTGCACTAGGAATTATTGTGAATGCGGTTATTGCGTTTATACCGATTGGGATTATTTTAGCCCGTTCTATGAGGCTAGATGCTATAGTAGGAGTATCCATTATTTACTTAGGGGCATACGCGGGTTTTAATACGGCATTTTTAGATCCGCTAACAACGGGAATGGCTCAAGAAATTGCCCAAGTTCCTTTATTTTCAGGGCTAGGTTTACGAATTTTAATTTATTTAACTGTATTAATTTCAACCATTGGCTACGTTTGCTGGTACGCAAATCGAGTCAAAAAAGATCCGCTGAATAGTATTTTAGGCGAACATCGTTTTCCGAAAAATGCTAATAAGGACATGGCAAATGCACCAACACCATTAACAATTGTACATAAATCGGTTTTAGGCTGGCTTGCAATTGGTATAGGATTCTATGTATTCGGAGTATTTCAATACAATTGGTCATTGAATCACATGGCTGCTATGTTTATCGTTATTGCAATTGGTACGGCAATAATTGCTAGAATTAATGCTAATAAATTTGTTATTCAGTTTTTTAATGGATGTAAAGGTTTGGTCTACGGGGCTTTAATTATTGGTATGGCCCGTTCCATCGTTGTCGTATTAGAAAATGGACAAATTTTAGATACGATTGTTCAAGGGATGTCCAAAATGATGGACCCTTTTACAAGTGTAATCGGTGCGATCGTCATGTTTATTGTAAATTTTTTGTTTAATATTATTGTATCCTCTGGAAGCGGGCAGGCAGTGATTGTTATGCCAATTATGACTCCACTTGCAGATATGATGGAGATCCCTCGACAAGTAGCTGTTCAAGCATATAAGATGGGAGATGGATTCTCTAATGTTATTACACCAATATCAGGCGTTTTAATGGCTACCTTGGCAATTGCTGGAATACCCTGGGGGAAATGGCTTAAATTCATTATGCCATTAGTGGTTATTTGGTGTGTCATTGGTATTGTTTATTTAACGATTGCTGTCATGATAGGGTGGGGACCTATTTGA
- the menC gene encoding o-succinylbenzoate synthase → MEMNEIILYKLKMRMKNPFTTSFGTEQDRIFLLVEAKDANGRSGWGEGVASERPLYSEEFTQQSWYMLEQFLIPEVIHRKMDHPNDLQAIFQPYKRNHMAKAALEGAVWDLYAKQNNQSLSQALGGSKNKIEVGISLGIEDSYAKLLENIQGKVNEGYKRIKIKIKPGKDIEVVREVRKHFPSIPLMVDANSAYTLRDIDVLKALDEFDLMMIEQPLAAGDLIDHAKLQKEIKTPVCLDESIHSYNDARQAIELGSCKIINLKIGRVGGLTESKRIHDLCEQAGIPLWCGGMLESGVGRAHNIAIASLANFTLPGDTASSSRYWEKDIIDPEVVAEQGVLTVNDCPGIGYNVLMNELEKHTMEKKVFTK, encoded by the coding sequence ATGGAAATGAACGAAATTATTTTGTATAAACTCAAGATGAGAATGAAAAATCCATTTACAACCAGTTTTGGAACCGAACAAGATCGAATATTTTTGTTAGTAGAGGCAAAAGATGCAAATGGACGTTCTGGTTGGGGAGAAGGAGTAGCTTCTGAGCGTCCGCTTTATAGTGAAGAATTTACACAGCAAAGTTGGTACATGCTGGAACAATTTCTTATACCTGAAGTAATCCATCGAAAAATGGATCACCCTAATGATCTTCAAGCAATTTTTCAACCTTATAAGCGAAATCATATGGCTAAAGCAGCTTTAGAAGGAGCTGTATGGGATCTATATGCAAAGCAGAATAACCAATCGTTATCACAAGCTTTGGGAGGAAGTAAGAATAAAATTGAAGTCGGTATTAGCTTAGGTATTGAAGACAGTTATGCTAAACTATTGGAAAACATCCAAGGTAAAGTAAATGAAGGATATAAACGGATTAAAATAAAAATTAAACCAGGAAAAGATATTGAAGTAGTACGAGAGGTACGAAAACATTTCCCTAGTATTCCTTTGATGGTTGATGCTAATAGTGCTTATACCCTTAGGGATATCGATGTTTTAAAAGCATTGGATGAGTTCGATTTAATGATGATCGAGCAACCGCTTGCAGCAGGAGACCTCATTGATCATGCGAAGTTGCAGAAGGAAATAAAAACACCTGTATGTTTGGATGAGAGCATTCATTCCTACAACGATGCACGTCAAGCTATTGAGTTAGGAAGCTGTAAAATTATTAATCTAAAGATTGGCCGTGTTGGTGGTCTGACAGAGTCCAAACGCATCCATGATTTATGTGAACAGGCAGGTATTCCATTATGGTGCGGAGGAATGTTAGAGTCTGGAGTTGGACGTGCACATAATATTGCCATAGCCTCCCTTGCTAACTTTACACTACCTGGTGATACGGCTTCTTCATCCAGGTATTGGGAGAAGGATATCATTGATCCAGAGGTAGTTGCCGAGCAAGGGGTACTTACGGTAAATGATTGCCCAGGGATTGGCTATAATGTGTTGATGAACGAGTTAGAGAAACATACGATGGAAAAGAAAGTGTTCACGAAATAA
- a CDS encoding nitric oxide synthase oxygenase produces the protein MHKDQLWEEANAFLRMYYQELHLSSDQLANRLAVIKQQIAATGIYEHTYEELSYGAKVAWRNSNRCIGRLFWNRLEVIDARDVQTSQDVFHYLYEHIKNAGNKGKIKPLITIFPPERPYRQQPVKIWNHQLLRYAGYETENGIIGDPASLEFTKECKRLGWQGEGTPHDLLPLVIQVNNEPPQWWKLPKDIVIEVNIRHPETDIFAGRLVKWYGVPIISDMRLEIGGINYIAAPFNGWYMGTEIGARNLADKDRYNLLPIVAKQLGLNTEHASTLWKDTSLVELNRAVLESFKRAGVSIVDHHTAAKQFQVFEETEQKQGREVTGKWSWLIPPLSPAATHVFHKPYNNTTKKPNYFYQPPYWK, from the coding sequence ATGCATAAAGATCAATTGTGGGAAGAGGCTAACGCTTTTTTACGAATGTATTATCAAGAACTTCATTTATCATCAGACCAATTAGCAAATAGACTGGCAGTGATAAAACAGCAGATTGCTGCGACGGGAATATATGAACATACCTATGAGGAATTAAGCTATGGGGCTAAAGTTGCCTGGCGCAATTCCAATCGATGTATTGGACGACTATTTTGGAATCGGTTAGAAGTGATTGATGCAAGAGACGTACAAACAAGTCAAGATGTGTTTCACTATTTGTATGAGCATATTAAGAATGCCGGAAATAAAGGTAAAATAAAACCGTTAATTACAATTTTTCCTCCTGAGCGTCCCTATCGTCAGCAGCCTGTTAAGATATGGAACCATCAACTTTTACGTTATGCAGGCTACGAAACGGAAAACGGCATTATTGGAGATCCTGCCTCGCTAGAGTTTACCAAAGAATGTAAGAGGCTCGGCTGGCAAGGGGAAGGAACGCCGCACGATTTATTACCATTAGTTATTCAAGTGAATAATGAGCCACCTCAGTGGTGGAAGCTACCTAAAGATATAGTAATTGAAGTAAACATTCGACACCCTGAGACAGATATTTTTGCCGGACGATTGGTGAAATGGTACGGTGTTCCGATCATTTCTGATATGCGATTGGAAATTGGCGGGATAAATTATATAGCAGCCCCATTTAACGGCTGGTATATGGGAACTGAAATTGGAGCAAGGAATTTAGCTGATAAAGACCGCTATAATCTATTGCCTATCGTTGCTAAACAGTTAGGTTTAAATACAGAGCATGCTAGTACGTTGTGGAAAGACACTTCTCTTGTTGAATTGAATAGAGCTGTACTTGAATCGTTTAAACGGGCTGGGGTTTCGATTGTTGATCATCATACAGCAGCGAAGCAATTTCAAGTATTTGAAGAAACAGAACAAAAGCAAGGAAGAGAGGTTACCGGGAAATGGTCCTGGTTAATTCCTCCGCTTTCACCAGCGGCAACCCATGTTTTTCATAAACCCTATAACAATACAACGAAGAAACCAAATTATTTTTATCAGCCACCTTATTGGAAATAA
- the glcT gene encoding glucose PTS transporter transcription antiterminator GlcT — protein sequence MNMFRVKKSLNNNVLIALDGQEKEVVLIGNGIGFHYKKKDIVDAQKVEKMFVLRDQQEQQQYKQLIPNVDEALLHSIISAIDLIRKRSDVMLNESVHVALTDHILFAVNRMMKGLEIKNPFLAETKTLYPFEYEIASEIVDFMNQRLDIHLPEGEIGFIALHVHSAISNKRLSDINKYSQLVTQFVDIIEEQLKIKVDKDGVEYIRLVRHIRYTIERVLKGETVNEPVKIASLLKKEYPTCYNLAWKLIKIMQQTLKKPVYEAEAVYLTMHLQRLYQKYES from the coding sequence TTGAACATGTTTAGGGTTAAGAAGTCATTAAACAATAATGTACTAATTGCTTTAGATGGCCAAGAAAAAGAAGTCGTTTTAATCGGCAATGGGATTGGATTTCATTATAAAAAGAAAGATATCGTTGACGCACAGAAAGTTGAAAAAATGTTTGTATTACGTGATCAACAGGAGCAACAACAATATAAGCAGTTAATCCCAAATGTGGATGAAGCTTTATTGCATTCCATTATTAGTGCTATCGATTTGATTAGAAAACGATCTGACGTTATGCTGAATGAATCCGTGCATGTTGCGCTGACGGATCATATTCTGTTTGCAGTTAATCGTATGATGAAAGGATTAGAAATTAAAAATCCCTTTCTTGCTGAAACAAAAACGCTTTATCCATTTGAATATGAAATTGCCTCGGAAATTGTCGATTTTATGAATCAACGTTTAGATATTCATTTGCCAGAAGGAGAAATAGGGTTTATTGCCTTGCATGTACACAGTGCAATTTCCAACAAAAGGCTCTCTGATATTAATAAATATTCACAGCTCGTCACTCAATTTGTTGATATTATAGAAGAACAATTAAAAATCAAAGTTGATAAAGACGGGGTGGAATATATTCGTTTAGTTCGACATATCCGGTATACAATTGAGCGTGTATTAAAGGGAGAAACTGTAAATGAACCGGTAAAAATAGCTTCCTTATTGAAAAAAGAATATCCAACATGTTATAATTTAGCGTGGAAGTTAATTAAAATAATGCAACAAACATTAAAAAAACCGGTATATGAAGCAGAAGCAGTGTATTTAACGATGCATTTGCAGCGTTTATATCAAAAATATGAATCATAA
- the ptsG gene encoding glucose-specific PTS transporter subunit IIBC: protein MFKKAFGVLQKIGKAFMLPVALLPAAGLLLGLGNAAQQETTLEYLPFLDADWIQLVAKVMEDAGGIIFSNLALIFAIGIAIGLASDGAAGLAALVGYLVLNQVMGSWIDVTPEMIKADPGFASVLGIPTLQTGVFGGIIVGLIAAYCYNRYHDIETPAFLGFFAGKRFVPIVTAAFSFIAGMVLVFIWPPVQDAMNSASYWLMQEGTYFAVFFFGFIKRLLIPFGLHHIFYAPFWYEFGSYTTEAGNIVRGDMTIFFAQLKDNVDITAGNFLAGEFPIMMFGLPAAALAMYHAARPEKKKLVAGLLGSAALTSFLTGITEPLEFSFMFVSPLLFFLHAVLDGLAFVLMTMFSVNVGYTFSGGAIDFVLFGILPGKEPWWITIILGLAFAVVYYVVFRFFIKKFNLMTPGREQDNGENKEKTGQTGDLAYNVLGALGGEKNIAHLDACITRLRVSVHSIKDVDKEELKNLGASGVLEVGNNIQAIFGPRSEIIKGQIQDIIAGKTPQKAEADQQEEVEQQMEEVNPEALSSDEVEDRIVSPMTGELLPITEVPDQVFSGKMMGDGFAIKPDEGLVVSPVNGKVVNVFPTKHAIGLKSEGGKEILIHVGIDTVNLKGEGFETLIEEGDQVEAGQPLLKADLEFIQRKGMPIITPIVFTNLKEGQQISIEKSGTVVRAEKDIIKL from the coding sequence ATGTTTAAAAAGGCTTTTGGCGTTTTACAAAAGATTGGTAAAGCGTTTATGCTTCCTGTGGCATTATTACCTGCAGCTGGTTTACTGTTAGGTTTGGGGAATGCAGCACAACAGGAGACAACATTAGAGTATTTGCCGTTTTTAGATGCTGATTGGATTCAGCTTGTGGCAAAAGTAATGGAAGATGCTGGAGGTATTATTTTTAGTAATCTGGCATTGATTTTTGCGATTGGAATAGCCATTGGTTTAGCTAGCGACGGTGCAGCTGGTTTAGCAGCATTGGTTGGTTACTTAGTATTAAACCAAGTAATGGGATCCTGGATAGATGTTACACCAGAAATGATTAAGGCTGACCCTGGTTTTGCTTCCGTGTTAGGGATTCCCACACTGCAAACAGGAGTTTTTGGTGGTATTATTGTTGGGTTAATTGCAGCATATTGTTATAATCGTTATCATGACATCGAAACACCGGCATTTCTTGGGTTCTTTGCAGGAAAACGCTTTGTGCCAATTGTAACAGCGGCTTTTTCGTTTATTGCTGGGATGGTATTGGTATTTATTTGGCCACCTGTGCAGGACGCAATGAATAGTGCATCATACTGGTTGATGCAAGAAGGAACCTATTTTGCTGTATTTTTCTTTGGGTTTATTAAACGATTGCTCATTCCTTTTGGGTTACATCACATTTTTTATGCTCCATTTTGGTATGAGTTTGGTTCCTATACAACCGAAGCCGGCAATATTGTTCGCGGAGATATGACAATTTTCTTTGCACAGTTAAAAGATAATGTAGACATAACAGCTGGTAACTTTTTGGCTGGTGAATTTCCAATTATGATGTTCGGTTTACCGGCTGCAGCCTTAGCAATGTATCATGCAGCCCGTCCTGAGAAAAAGAAACTAGTAGCAGGCTTGTTAGGTTCTGCAGCACTAACGTCATTTTTAACTGGAATTACAGAGCCGCTCGAATTTTCATTTATGTTTGTTTCACCATTGTTATTCTTCTTACATGCTGTTTTAGATGGATTAGCATTTGTATTAATGACAATGTTTAGTGTAAATGTGGGATATACATTCTCTGGCGGAGCCATTGATTTTGTCTTGTTTGGAATTTTGCCTGGTAAAGAACCTTGGTGGATTACTATTATTCTAGGCTTAGCTTTTGCTGTCGTTTATTATGTGGTTTTCCGATTCTTTATCAAGAAATTTAATTTGATGACACCAGGGCGAGAACAAGATAATGGAGAAAATAAGGAAAAGACAGGTCAAACTGGAGATCTTGCTTATAATGTTCTAGGAGCTTTGGGCGGTGAGAAGAATATCGCTCATCTTGACGCCTGTATCACCCGTTTACGTGTATCTGTTCATTCCATTAAAGATGTGGACAAAGAAGAATTGAAAAACCTTGGCGCTTCTGGAGTACTTGAAGTAGGTAATAATATTCAAGCGATTTTTGGTCCTCGTTCAGAGATTATTAAAGGACAAATACAAGACATTATAGCAGGAAAAACACCACAAAAAGCTGAAGCAGATCAACAGGAAGAAGTAGAGCAGCAAATGGAAGAAGTGAATCCGGAAGCTTTATCGAGTGATGAAGTGGAGGATCGGATTGTTTCTCCTATGACTGGGGAGCTGCTTCCAATTACTGAAGTTCCTGACCAAGTATTCTCCGGAAAAATGATGGGCGATGGTTTTGCCATCAAGCCGGATGAAGGTCTTGTCGTATCACCAGTAAACGGAAAAGTGGTTAATGTATTCCCGACGAAACATGCGATTGGGCTTAAATCAGAGGGCGGTAAGGAAATTTTGATTCATGTAGGAATTGATACGGTAAACTTAAAAGGGGAAGGGTTTGAAACGTTAATCGAAGAAGGAGATCAAGTTGAAGCTGGACAGCCTCTATTGAAAGCCGATTTAGAGTTTATTCAACGTAAAGGTATGCCAATTATTACACCGATTGTATTTACAAATTTAAAAGAAGGGCAACAAATAAGCATCGAAAAAAGTGGAACAGTAGTACGAGCTGAAAAAGATATCATTAAGTTATAA